One part of the Pseudomonas sp. MYb118 genome encodes these proteins:
- the nadB gene encoding L-aspartate oxidase: MSQQFQHDVLVIGSGAAGLSLALTLPGHLRIAVLSKGDLANGSTFWAQGGVAAVLDDTDTVESHVDDTLNAGGGLCHEEAVRFTVEHSKEAIQWLIDQGVPFTRDDHSGNEDGGFEFHLTREGGHSHRRIIHAADATGAAIFRTLLDKARERSNIELLEQRVAVDLITEKRLGLEGDRCLGAYVLNRGTGEVDTYGARFVILASGGAAKVYLYTSNPDGACGDGIAMAWRSGCRVANLEFNQFHPTCLYHPQAKSFLVTEALRGEGAHLKLPNGERFMPRFDPRAELAPRDIVARAIDHEMKRLGVDCVYLDISHKPEAFIKSHFPTVYERCLEFSIDITKQPIPVVPAAHYTCGGVMVDQQGRTDVPGLYAIGETSFTGLHGANRMASNSLLECFVYARSAAADIVEQLPQVSMPVALPVWDASQVTDSDEDVIIAHNWDELRRFMWDYVGIVRTNKRLARAQHRVQLLLDEIDEFYSNYKVSRDLIELRNLAQVAELMILSAMERKESRGLHYTLDYPNMLPVALDTILVPPTYVG; encoded by the coding sequence ATGAGCCAACAGTTTCAACACGATGTTCTGGTGATTGGCAGCGGCGCTGCCGGTTTGAGTCTTGCGCTGACCCTGCCCGGTCATTTGCGCATCGCCGTCTTGAGCAAAGGCGACCTCGCCAATGGCTCGACGTTCTGGGCCCAGGGCGGCGTCGCTGCGGTGCTGGATGACACCGATACCGTCGAATCCCACGTCGACGACACGCTCAATGCCGGTGGCGGCCTGTGCCACGAAGAAGCGGTGCGTTTTACCGTCGAGCACAGCAAGGAAGCGATCCAGTGGCTGATCGACCAGGGCGTCCCGTTCACCCGTGATGACCATTCCGGCAATGAAGACGGTGGTTTCGAGTTCCACCTGACCCGCGAAGGCGGCCACAGCCATCGACGCATCATCCACGCCGCCGACGCGACCGGGGCGGCGATTTTCCGCACCCTGCTCGACAAAGCCAGGGAACGCTCCAACATCGAGCTGCTGGAACAGCGGGTGGCGGTCGATCTGATCACCGAAAAACGCCTGGGCCTGGAAGGCGATCGCTGTCTCGGTGCCTACGTGCTCAATCGTGGCACCGGTGAAGTCGACACCTATGGCGCGCGTTTCGTGATCCTCGCCTCCGGTGGCGCCGCCAAGGTCTACCTCTATACCAGCAACCCGGACGGCGCCTGTGGCGATGGCATCGCCATGGCCTGGCGTTCGGGCTGCCGGGTGGCGAACCTGGAGTTCAACCAGTTTCACCCCACTTGCCTGTATCACCCACAGGCCAAGAGCTTCCTGGTCACCGAGGCCCTGCGGGGTGAAGGCGCCCACCTGAAGCTGCCCAACGGCGAGCGCTTCATGCCGCGCTTCGACCCCCGCGCCGAACTGGCCCCGCGCGACATCGTCGCCCGGGCCATCGACCATGAAATGAAGCGCCTGGGCGTGGACTGCGTCTACCTGGACATCAGCCACAAGCCGGAAGCGTTCATCAAGTCGCACTTCCCGACCGTGTACGAGCGCTGCCTCGAGTTTTCCATCGACATCACCAAACAGCCGATCCCGGTGGTGCCTGCCGCGCACTACACCTGCGGCGGCGTGATGGTCGACCAGCAGGGCCGCACCGACGTGCCGGGGCTGTATGCCATTGGCGAAACCAGCTTCACCGGCCTGCACGGCGCCAATCGCATGGCCAGCAACTCGCTGCTGGAGTGCTTCGTCTATGCGCGTTCGGCGGCAGCGGACATTGTCGAGCAGTTGCCGCAGGTGTCCATGCCCGTCGCCCTGCCCGTCTGGGACGCGAGCCAGGTCACCGACTCGGATGAAGACGTGATCATTGCGCACAACTGGGATGAATTGCGTCGGTTCATGTGGGACTACGTCGGCATCGTGCGTACCAACAAGCGCCTGGCGCGGGCGCAGCACCGCGTGCAGTTGTTGCTCGATGAAATCGACGAGTTCTACAGCAACTACAAGGTCAGTCGCGACCTGATCGAGCTGCGCAACCTGGCCCAGGTGGCCGAGCTGATGATTTTGTCGGCCATGGAGCGCAAGGAGAGTCGCGGCCTGCATTACACCCTCGACTACCCGAACATGCTGCCCGTGGCACTGGA